The Mucilaginibacter gracilis genomic interval CTTTTTAAGCTCATTAACATTAATTTTTTAGTTAAAATTGGTCCGCCTATAACCAACTTTTTCCTTAATATTCACCTGCCCATTAAAGGCCTGATACGCGCCACCATTTTTAAACAGTTTTGCGGCGGCGAAACCATTGCCGAGTGTAACGGTACCATTAGTAACCTTGCCCAGGGCGGCGTAGGCACCATTTTAGATTACTCGGTTGAGGGGGAAGACGAGGAGGCCGTTTTTGACGAAACCTGCCAGGAAATTATTAGCACCATAAACCGCGCCAATGGCGATAAAAGCATCCCATTAACCGTTTTTAAGGTAACCGGCGTGGGCCGCTTTGCCCTGTTAGAAAAGCTGGACGCTAAACTACCCCTAAGCCCTGCCGAGCAGGATGAATGGAAAAAGGTTGAACAAAGGGTAACCCTGATATGTAAAAAAGCTTTTGATTTAGGCATCCCTGTAATGATTGACGCCGAAGAAAGCTGGATACAAAACACCATTGATGACCTTGCCCTGGCTATGATGGGGGTTTTTAACCTTAAAAAGCCTATTGTTTACAATACCTACCAAATGTACCGGCACGATAAGCTGGTTTCGCTTACCGACGACCACCATACTGCCGTTGGTTTGGGCTTTATTTTGGGAGCCAAGCTGGTACGCGGTGCTTACATGGAAAAAGAGCGTAAACGCGCTGCCGAAATGGGTTACCCATCGCCCATACAACGCACCAAACAAGCTACCGACGATGATTACAATGCCGCACTGCATTATTGCGTTGCCAATATTGCCGGGATTGCCATTGTGGCTGGCACCCACAACGAGGATAGCTGCCGCCTGCTTGCCGATTTGCTGGACGAGTATAAAGTAAACCACAACCACCCTCACATTTATTTTTCGCAATTACTGGGCATGAGCGATAACCTGAGCTTTAACCTGGCCAATACGCAATACAATGTAGCCAAATATGTGCCTTACGGCCCGGTGAAAGCCGTGCTACCCTACCTGTTTAGGCGCGCGCAAGAAAACACGGCCATAGCGGGCCAAATGAGCCGCGAACTAAGCCTGATAACCAAAGAAAAGCAACGGCGCAATAATTAAGCAGTTGTAATATTTCATTTATTAATGAGCGGGAGAAGTATATTTTGTTTAAGGTAGCATTTGAAATATACTTTACGTTCAAATTTCCTTCACATCGGCGGGTAGTATCCAGCCGTCGTTACCGTTCAGTAGCTTAACGCGCAGCCAGCCGTTGGTGTTTTCAAGCACATCAACTTTGGTTCCTTCGTGTATAACAAAAAGGGTTTTGGCGGCTTTTTCGGGTTCGCTTTTTACCGTTACCGAATTACTGAAAACTATAGCCTGCTGGTGCGATGTAAAGTAGTGTACCTGGTTGGCGGCCATTAAAATGCTGAGCAATCCTAAAAAAAGCAACGCCATCGAGGTATAAAAAGTGCCGCGTTTTAAGCTAACCGTTGCCGCAAAAAGGTAAACTATTAACACACCAAAACCGGCTATAAAAAACAAAACGCTCAACCAGCCCAGTGTTGTTACCGAACAGCACAATACAAAGGCCTGCCACCATTTGGTTAAAAATAAATCGGGAGCGGCGTCAATTTTGTCGGTAGTTTTTAGGGTGGTTAGTTGTATGTTAAAGTTAATGTCATCGTCGCCGGGGTTTAGTTTGTGGGCCTTTTCGTAATATAACAGGGCCGATGGTATGTCGCCAAGTTTATAATACGCATTGCCCAGGTTAAAATATACCGCGGCCGATTGGTAGCCATTGCTTAAAATGCTTTGATACGTTTGTACGGCATCTTTATATTTTGCCTTACTGTATTGGTTGTTAGCCTTGGCAAAAAGTGCATCTGTTTCGCTGTTAGCCAAACTAATTAATGGCAAAGCCAGCAACAATAAAAGGTATGTTATGCGCTTCATCATTTTATACATGGGTTTCAATATCGTTAATGGTGCTTTTTGCACCGTTAAATACATCTTGCTGTGATACGCCCGATACCGGGGCAAAGCGGGCCATTTCGCAAAGGTTAAGCGTGTTAAGTAGCTTTTGTATAAGGGCATCATCAACCGAGCGGTTTTTTAATTCGGCGGCTATGTTTTCCTGGTTTAAATCGGCAGCGGGTATGTTAAGCTTATCGCTGAGGTAACCGTATAAACCGCGCGATACGGCTTCGTAAAAGGCTTTAGTGTTACCGGCCTGTAGCTCGTGCTGGGCATTGGCCATGTGTTTGGCTGCCAGTTTTGCGGCGCGGCGGTTTTTAACTTTTACCACATCGCTGTTTTGCTGTTCGTTATATCTGCGGTAAGCAAAGGCACCTGCAAAAGCTAAGGGGCCCAATAGCAACAGCAAATAATAGCCTGCTGAACCAAAAAACATTTCGCCATTTTTATAAACATCAGGGCCGGAGGTTTTAATGTAGCGGATATCCTTACTCAGCATTTTAATATCGCGCTGGTCTGCCGGGGAAAGGCTGGTTACGTTGCCGCCAGCATCAACACCTTTGTTAACCTTAATTGCAAAGGCAGGGGTAGCCAGGCTAACGTACCGCCCGGTTGCCGGGTTAAAATAGCTAAACGGAACAGGCTCTATAGTGTAATTACCCTGGTGCCGCGGGATGAGCAAATAGGTTAAAAGCCTGCTGCCCGATACACCGCGTTCGGTTTCGGTAATGGTATCGGTAATTTTAGGATCGTACTTTTCAAAATCGGCGGGTGGGTTAATGTTTGCGTCTTTAAGCAACTTAATATTGCCCGAACCTGTAATTTTTAGCTGATAATTGAGGGCCTCGTTGGCCTTTAGTTCTTTTTTATCTACGCTGGCAGCAACCTTAAAAACACCTACTGCGCCTGTAAAACCTGCCGGTTTACCGGCCTCGGGCAATGGCTTTACGTGGATGGTTACCGGCGGACTGGAGGCCTTTACCTTAACATCTTCGTAGCGGCCACCAAACATTTGCTCCATAATATCGCGAGCGGGCATGGCCTTGCGCGCAACAAACGACATGGTTAATGGGTCGATAATGAGGTTACCATCGCGCTGCGGGAACAGGATGGTTTGTTTAATATCGGCGGCATTATAACGCTGGCCCTGGTACATTTCGGTTTTCCAGGGTGTATTTTGCTGGGCCGCTTTAATATCCTGGCTCCAAAAGCCATTCAAATCGGGAGCTTTGTCGAAACTATTACCCACCAAACCAACACGGGTATAAAGGCGGTAGGTAACGGTTATCTGCTCGCCCAGGTAAACGTTTTTTTTATCAACCACGGCCCGTATAAATACGTTTTTAGCCATATCGCCCGAAGCAGCTGCCCCAATGCTGTTATCCGGCCCGGCTTGCTGGCCCTGGCCGCCCTGTTGTTGTTGCTGCTGTGGCGAACCCTTAATTACCTTAACGGTGATGGGCCGCGTGCTTAACGTTTTTCCGTTTGATACAACCGTTGCCGAACCAATGGTATAGGTGCCCTCTTTACTGGCTACCAAATCATACCCAATGGAAACGCTTTGCGACATGCTACCGTTAACAGACTCCATGCTGGTAGATTCGTTGGGGCCGCCTACTACTTGCAAACCGCCAAAACTTGGCTGAGTATAACTACCTCCCGAAGCGTTTAAGGTGAACTGCACCTCAAATACTTCGCCGGTGGCTACCTGGCTTTTACTTACCGATGCCGTAAAGCTTTGGCCCCATACGCTGCCCGTGCAGCATAACAAGAGTATGAATATGTATTTTTTAATGTTCATTTAAAGCCTGGTTAAATTTCATCCACCACTATTTTATAAATTATAAAAGCATCAATGCTGCTACCGCATACGCCTTTTTACCAATCCTTAGTGATGTTTCCCTTTACGCCTTTTAATTTTTTATTTTTTAGTTTATCCTGTGTTTGTTTTTCCTGGTTGTTGAGGGCTTCTAACATGCGCTCGGCGTCCTCTTTATTCATTTTGGGCTGGCCGCTTTGCTGGTCCTTTTTATCCTGATCTTTTTTGTCCTGATCTTTTTTGTCCTGGTCCTGTTTGTTTTTATCCTGGTCTTTCTTGTCCTGGTCCTTGTTGTCCTTATTATCTTTATTCTGATCCTGCTTGTTCTTATCCTGGTTTTTGTTGTCTTTATTATCCTTGTTGTCTTTGTTCTTTTTATCCTGGTCTTTTTGCTTTTGCAGCATTTTTTGGGCGTAGGCCAGGTTATAGCGGGTTTGGTCGTCTTTAGGGTTATTAATTAATGCTTTTTTATAGGCATCAATACTTTCTTCCAGTTTTTTTGATTGCAGCAGCGAGTTGCCTAAGTTATAGTAAGCCTGGGCAGCAACGTTTTTATTATTTGCCGATTGTGCAATTTTGGTAAACTGCGCCTGGGCCCCGGTAAAGTTTTTTTGTTTATACTGAGCATCGCCAAGGTTAAAGTTAGCTTCAATGCTTTGGTCTTTTTTGGCAACGCCGTTTTTATAGGCTTCTTCGGCCTCCTTGTATTTTTGTTCCTGGTAAAGCTGGTTCCCTTTACGGATGTCGGCCTTTTCCTTTTGCGCAAATAGGGCAAAAGCAGGCAGCATCAGTAAGATTACCAATAATAGCTTTTTCATACTTTCACTTCCTCCTTAACCTCAAATAATTTCAGTTTGCTTAATGTTACGCTTTTTCTGTTGGATATAAAAAACTCTATCACCAGCAGTATAAAGGCCAGCGCAAGCAATATCTGGAAACGATCTTCAAAATCCCGGAAGGATTTACTGTCGTAAGCCTTGCGCTCCATTTTATTAATCTGATCCATAATAATACTAAGGCCGCTGCTGGCGTTTGTGGCGCGCACGTATGCGCCGTTGCCTGCGGCGGCAATTTCTTTACCCATATTTTCGTCAAGCTTGCTTACTACCACTTTGCCGGCACTATCGGTATGGAAACCGGCTTGCTTGCCATCCTTAATAATGGGAATAGGCGCACCCTCTGCCGAACCAACACCTACTACGTGAATGGTAACGTCCTTATCGCGGGCACGGTTAGCTGCCGATACGGCATCGTCCTCATGGTTTTCGCCATCGGTAATTACTATCATTGCCTTGCCCATGCCGTTTTTAAAATCAAAACTTTGCATGCCCATATCAATGGCGGCACCAATGGCCGTGCCTTGTGTGGGCACCATGTTGGTGTTAATGGTGTTTAAAAAAAGCTTGGCGGCGCTATAATCGGTAGTGATGGGTAGTTGTACGTAGGCCTGGCCCGCAAAAACAATGATGCCTATCCTATCATCGTGCAGGTTATCAATTAATTGCGAAATGGCTTGCTTGGCATTTTCTAAACGGTTGGGCGATAAATCTTGCGAAAGCATACTGTTTGATACATCAAGCAGTATCATAATATCGGCACCTTTGCGCTTAACTTCCTCCATTTTCGAACCTATCTGCGGGTCGGCAGCACCAATAAGCAGCAGACCGTAGGCGATGATGAACAACGTAAATTTAAGCCAGGGTTTTGATATCGATACCTGGGGCATCATTAATTTAACCACGTTTTTATCGCCAAAGGCAGCTAAAGCCTTGCGTTTCCACCGGCTTACCCAAATAAATATAATAATGAGAACCGGGATAAGTGCCAGTCCCCATAAAAACTCGATATGTGCAAAACGTAACATAGCTTAGGTAAGGGCTCCTTTAAATAATGTGTTTTTTAATACAAACTCCAGCAGTAACAACAGCAGGGCAATGGCCGCAAAGGGCAAAAACATCTCGGTTTTTTTGCGGTACTGGGTTACATCAATCTTGGCTTTTTCCAACTGGTCTATCTTAGCATAAATAGCCTTGAGGGTTTCGTTATTGGTGGCCCTGAAATACTGCCCGCCCGTGGTTTGTGCTATTTTAGTAAGCGTAGGCTCATCAATATCAACCGGCATGCGCTGGTAAACAATTTCGCCGGTTTGGGTTTGCATGGGGTATGGCGCGGTGCCATGCGTACCCAGGCCAACGGTATAAACTCTAATGCCAAATTGCTTTGCAATTTCGGCAGCGGTAACGGGCGGTATTGAGCCGGTGTTGTTTACACCATCCGTTAATAAAATAATTACCTTGCTTTTTGCCTGGCTATCTTTTAAACGGTTAACGGCGGTGGCAAGGCCCATGCCAATGGCGGTACCATCTTCAATCATTCCGTTTTTTATATCCTGGAAAAGGTTAATCAGCACATCATGATCTATAGTAAGCGGGCACTGTGTAAAGCTTTCGCCACTAAAAATAACCAAACCAATGCGATCATCCGGACGGCCCTTTATAAAATCGATAGCTATTTGCTTACCGGCTTCAAGGCGGTTGGGCTTAAAATCTTCGGCAAGCATACTGCCCGATATATCCGACGCTATTACAATATCAATACCCTCGGTACTGGTATTTTGCCAGCTTAAGCTTGACTGTGGCCTGGCCATTGCAACCACCAGCGCGGCCAGTGCCAGGCAGCGCAATACAATACCCGTGTGCCTAAATTTTGGCAACCAGCTATTGGCGTGCTTTTTAAAACCCTGCAAAGTAGGCATACTAAGGTTACCTTGCTGCCTTTGCGGTTTATATACATACCAAACCACCATAAGCGGAATGATGACGAACAGCCAGAAAAACCCCGGCTGCGCAAATTCTATCTGTTTAAACCAGGCCATCGCTCTCTCCTTCTTTAATAATGGTTGGCGCGGGTTTCAATTGCGTTTTCACTACAAAATCAATAGCGTTGTTTATGCTGTGTTCGTTTTCGGCGGCAAGCGGTTTTTCTTTGGCAAACTTCACCAGATCAGACAGTACCAATACCTGCTTCAGCATGGCACGCTCGGGCTCGGTAATATCCATATAGCGCAGGCTGGCCAAAATCTCGTCGGTTGTTTGTTCGTTTGCGCTAATGCTGTACCGTTTTTCAAGGTAATGGCGCATTACATCGCTTATTTGGCTATGGTATTCCTTTATCCTATCCTGCTGCCAAAGTTTTTGTTCGCGCAAAGCATACAGTTTATCGAGGGCAATTACGTGGGCAGGTTTTTCGGGCTCGGCAGGTTTAACAAATACCGGCTTTTTTGGCCGCTTACGCAGATACCAAATAACCGCGGCAATTACCAAAACGGCCAGCAAGGGGAAGGCTATTTTGGGCGAATTATCTTTTAGCCACTCCTGCCACGAGTAGGCAACGGCTATGGGTTGCTTAATATCATAAACGCCCTTGGTGGTATCAACCGCTACGGGGCTAATGGTTAAAACCAGTTCGGGGGTTTTAAAAACACCGGTTTTGGTTTTAAGCTCGTACTGCGGTATTACATACTGGCCGGTATCAAAGGAAGTGATGGTATAACTCCTGTCGATGGTTTCTATCGTGATGTCGTTTTTATCAAAGCTGGTATCGGGCTTGTTTACGCTCACTATTTGCACTTTAGCGCGTATGCTATCGGCCAGTTTTGGGAAACTCACACTATCCTTGGCATTAAAACGGATGCTGAGGTGCAGTGTGGTTTGATCGCCCAGGGGTATGGTAGATTTTTCAAGATGGGCATCAACCTGTACGGCTTGTGCGCGGGCCTGTAAAAAGCTGCCCGCGGTTAATATTAAAGCTATTAAATATTTAAAATACTGGTTCATCTTCAACGTCTGCTTTCCCGCTTTTTAAATAATGTCATTAAAGGTTTAACGTAATTTTCGTGGGTGCCAATGTCACCAAAATCAACTCCGCTGCGCTTAAAGGTTTCCTTAATGCCGGCGTTGCGGCGCAGGGCGTCAGCCTTAAAGGCGTTGCGCACCTCGGGGTTGGCGGTGTTTACCCATTGTATAGCACCGGTTTCCTCGTCTTGCACTGGTATGAGGCCCATGTTGGGGAACTCTTCTTCGTGCCGGTCGTACAGTCTGAGTGCTATAATATCGTGTTTTTTGTTGGCTATTTTGAGCTGATCTTCAAAAGCCGGACTAATAAAATCGGATATGATAAAGGCCGTGCTGCGCTTTTTAATGGCACTGGTTAGGTACTTTAAAGCTTCGGCTACGTTGGTGCCTTTGTTGGCGGGTGTAAAATCAATCAATTCGCGAATAATCATCAGGATATGGCTGCGGCCCTTTTTTGGCGGGATAAACTTTTCTATCTTATCGCTAAAAAATATAACGCCTACCTTATCGTTATTCTGTATCGCCGAAAAGGCCAGCACGGCGCATAACTCGGTTGCCACATCCTGCTTTTGCTGATTGATGGTGCCAAAGTTTTCGGACCCGGATACATCCATCAATATCATCAGTGTTAACTCGCGTTCCTCGTCAAAAACCTTAACATAGGGGTGGTTAAAGCGTGCGGTAACGTTCCAGTCTATGGTGCGTATCTCGTCGCCAATCTGGTATTCGCGCACTTCGCTAAAGGCCATACCGCGCCCCTTAAAGGCAGAGTGGTACTCGCCCGAAAACAGGTGATTGCTCAACCCCCGGGTTTTGATCTCTATTTTGCGTACTTTTTTTAAAAGGTCTTTGGTATCTTTTGGCATTTGTTTGATTTCTCTCTTTTCAACCCCTGTCATTGCGAGCGATAGTGTGGCAACCGTACGTTAGGCCGGGCCGCTATGCAGTGCGAATATGCCTCTGTGCGGTTGCTTCGTTCCTCGCAATGACAGGCCTTTTATTTTAACACTTGTCATTGCGAGCGATAGCGTGGCAACCGCACATAAGCTGGTCCGCTTTGTATGGCGAATATGCCTCCGTGCGGTTGCTTCGTTCCTCGCAATGACATAGTTTTTTATTTGCTTCGCTGTCTTATCTTGCTTCCTGATTCTCGCTTCCTGACTCTTCTTCCTTACGGTACTTCCACCGCGTTCAATATCCCGGTTACAATATCTTCCTGGGTAATGTTTTCGGCTTCGGCTTCGTAGCTCAGGCCAATGCGGTGGCGCAATACATCGTGGCAAACGGCGCGCACATCTTCGGGGATAACGTAGCCCCTGCGTTTGATGAACGCATAAGCCTTGGCGGCCAGTGCCAGGTTGATGCTTGCCCGTGGCGATGCACCGTAGCTGATGAGGTTTTTATAATTACCGAGCTTATACTGATCGGGAAAGCGGGTGGCGAAAACGATGTCGATAATGTATTGCTCTATCTTTTCGTCCATATAAACCTCGCGCACCACTTTGCGGGCGCGGATAATATCTTCGGGCTTAATAACCGCGTTTGGCTTTAACATGCCCGTTGGCGATATATTGGCGCGGATGATGCGTTTCTCGTCTTCCTTATTAGGGTAGCCTATTACTACCTTGAGCATAAACCTATCCACCTGTGCTTCGGGCAGCGGATAGGTACCTTCCTGTTCAATTGGGTTTTGGGTAGCCAGCACCAAAAACGGCGTTGGCAGCGGGAAGGTATTATCGCCAATGGTTACCTGGCGCTCTTGCATGGCTTCCAGCAGGGCACTTTGTACCTTGGCGGGAGCGCGGTTAATTTCATCGGCCAAAATAAAATTGCTGAACAGCGGGCCCTTGCGCACAATAAATTCTTCCTTTTTTTGGTTGTATATCATGGTGCCCAGTAAATCGGCGGGCAGCAAATCGGGCGTAAACTGTATGCGGCTAAAATCGGCCTGTATGCATTTGCTCAGCGTGTTAATGGCCAGTGTTTTAGCCAAACCGGGAACACCTTCCAGCAAAATATGCCCATCGGCCAGTAAACCAATAAGCAGGCGCTCTACCATGTACTTTTGCCCTACAATTACCTTATCCATCTCCATCTTCAGGATGTCGATAAAAGCACTTTCCTGCTGTATCATTTCGTTAAGGGCGCGGATATCTGTTGATTGCGACGATACCACCGGCGCTGCCTGCTGAACGTACTGACTGTTGCTATTTGTTTCTTCCATATCTCCGGGTAAAAATTATTTCGGTGGGCAAATTTAAGGCATGGGCAATTTCACACAAGGGATATGTTAAATTAATTTGTTAAAAAATGTTAAATGGTGGTTTTAGGGTTGCGGATATGGTATCCCGGTTACCCGGTTACTTAGGTGGAAACCGAGTAACGACTAAACTACAGGAAATAGGAATGGCTTAATTGCTTTGTCCAAACTCAGCTTTATTAAATTTAATAAGCTGGTCATTCAACAAACTATCCTTTTTTAGGTCAGGGTGGGAGTTGACGTAATCAATAGCATCGTAAGGCGACAAATATTCGGGGCCAAATTTTTTTGAAATAAAATTAGTTCCCAAAATTTCACAATAAGCCCGCAAAAGTGATGATTTATCTTTGTACCGTGTAAAGATGAATGGGCCGTCTCTTAATTCAAAGTCATCGTGATAAGTAGCGTGTTCGAAAACTGCAAGTTTTAAAAAAATCAACAAAACATATTTTTCATATTCAACATTTATAACACTTTTATTCAATATACCAATAACACTGCAAGGCGGCGCGGGAAGTTGAATACCAGTGAAGCTTGCTGACCTGTTTTTGGCAACAGGCTGATAATTTATTGCGAAACGTTTAAGAGGGATCATGTTTATACCAGCCACCCTCCTATTACATAGATATACCAGTAAACAAAAACACATTACACCCAATAAAATGCCTTTTTGTTTTTTCATAGCAGCTCTGGTTAGTTCTATAAATATATTTGTTTTTATATTTATTGGCGCAAGCATTTTAATGGCAAAAAAACGTGCCTGAGGGGTAATGATTAAACTACGGGGAACGGTAATTGTGACATCGGTAATTGGCGAGACAATGTCGCATCATGGAATTGCATAACTGGATAAAATATACTTTTGCTATAGTCGGAGACTACAGGCATAATGCATTCGAAGTCGGAGACTTCGAATAGCGAATTCGAATAGCTACGAAGAAATTTTGTTGTTCGAAGTCTCTGACTTTGAAACTATTATGCATGTAGTCTCCGACTACAGTAAAAGTAACACACCTAACTACGGAAGGCCCCGTCATTGAGCCATCCAACAAAACAAAATTGAGCTTTATACCAAAGTTTAGCTTACAATTTAACTGCACCTTTGTTGTGCAGTTAAACACAACAAAAAAATGAAAAACACTAAAAAAGTAATATTGGTTACAGGCGCATCGGCAGGTATGGGGTTAGAAATGGCTAAGGAGCTTTTGCACGATGGGCACACCGTTTATGGTGCCGCCCGCCGGGTTAACCGTATGGACGGCATTAAAGCCTTGGGCGTTAAAATAATACCGCTTGATGTTACCAGCGAGGCCAGCATGGTTGCCGCCATTAATCAAATTATTACTGCCGAGGGCCGTATAGATGTGCTGATAAACAACGCCGGTTTCGGCTCCTACGGGCCTATCGAAAATGTTTCTATAGCCGATGCAAAATACCAGTTGGATGTTAATGTTTTTGGTGCAGCCAGGTTAATGCAATTGGTTTTGCCGCACATGCGGAGCCGGCAATATGGGCGCATCATCAACATATCGTCTATAGGTGGTAAGTTTGCTACCGCGCTGGGCGGCTGGTACCATGCCAGCAAGTTTGCTTTAGAGGCTTTGAGCGATAGCCTGCGCAACGAGGTGGAGCAGTTTGGTATTGATGTGGTGGTTATTGAACCCGGCGGCGTAAAAAGCGAATGGAGCAGTATTGCTGCCGATAACCTTAAAAAAAATACCGGCAATATGGTTTATAATAGCCTGATGGATAGGTTTGATGCTGCCATTAAAAAAACGCAGGCCAATAACGCCGAGCCTATTGTTATTGTTAATTTGGTGCGCAAGGCCATTGCGGCTAAAAAACCTAAAACACGCTATTCGGGCGGGTATATGGCCAAAGCGGCTTTGTTTATGCGCAAGATACTGCCCGACCGCCTTTTTGATAAAATGCTGATGAGCCAGTTAAAATAATGGGCTATATTTAGCATTTTAAAATGGAACATAACAGCCATATACAGCTCAACAACTTGCTTTATGCCTGCGTTGCGCAAAAGCAGCGGGGCCATGAGCAATTTATAAACGAGCATGCCATTGGCTATGTGATGGCCGGCGAAACACACCTGCAAACCAATAACGGACTGCTTATTATGAAGGCAGGTACTATGGGTTTGGTGCGGCGCAATCAGCTCATTAAATCGGTAAAAATACCGCCGCCGGGGGGCGAGTTTAAGTCGGTTAATATATTTTTAGATCAAAATTTTTTGAGGCGCTATAGTGCGGATAACAAACTGCCGCCTGCCCAAAAATACAGCGGCGATATGTTGGTTGAGCTTCCGCCCGACCCGTTTTTGAAGGGTTACTTTGATTCGCTGCTACCCTATTTTAACCAGGGCAAGCCTATAAAACCCGCCATGGCCGAACTTAAAACCTTAGAAGCCATTGAACTGCTGCTAACCCTCAACCCCCGGTTTAACGATTTTTTGTTTGACTTTAGCGAACCACACAAAATTGACCTTGAAGCCTACATGAACCAAAATTACATGTACAACGTGCCTTCGGCGCAGTTTGCGCGACTTACGGGGCGCAGCCTGGCCGGCTTTAAGCGCGATTTTGAAAAAACATTTAAAACATCGCCGGGCCAATGGCTGCAACAAAAACGGCTTAACGAGGCTTACTATCAAATTAAGCAAATGGGCCAAAAGCCATCGGAAGTGTACCTTAATGTGGGGTTCGAAAACCTATCGCATTTTTCGTATGTGTTTAAAAAGGCTTTTGGCATTGCACCTTCCATGATATAAAATTTGCGCTTATGGCTTTAATACGTTCGTTGTTTTTCTTTGTAATTGCCGGCTTGCTCGAAATTGGCGGCGGCTACCTAATATGGCTTTGGCTAAAGC includes:
- a CDS encoding helix-turn-helix domain-containing protein — its product is MEHNSHIQLNNLLYACVAQKQRGHEQFINEHAIGYVMAGETHLQTNNGLLIMKAGTMGLVRRNQLIKSVKIPPPGGEFKSVNIFLDQNFLRRYSADNKLPPAQKYSGDMLVELPPDPFLKGYFDSLLPYFNQGKPIKPAMAELKTLEAIELLLTLNPRFNDFLFDFSEPHKIDLEAYMNQNYMYNVPSAQFARLTGRSLAGFKRDFEKTFKTSPGQWLQQKRLNEAYYQIKQMGQKPSEVYLNVGFENLSHFSYVFKKAFGIAPSMI
- a CDS encoding oxidoreductase; translated protein: MKNTKKVILVTGASAGMGLEMAKELLHDGHTVYGAARRVNRMDGIKALGVKIIPLDVTSEASMVAAINQIITAEGRIDVLINNAGFGSYGPIENVSIADAKYQLDVNVFGAARLMQLVLPHMRSRQYGRIINISSIGGKFATALGGWYHASKFALEALSDSLRNEVEQFGIDVVVIEPGGVKSEWSSIAADNLKKNTGNMVYNSLMDRFDAAIKKTQANNAEPIVIVNLVRKAIAAKKPKTRYSGGYMAKAALFMRKILPDRLFDKMLMSQLK